The region CAAAGTACCAGCACCGAACTCAATCTGATCAACTCTAAAAAGATTTTAAACCGCCATCAGATTACGCTGAATGATCCGATCACTATTGTAACCAGTGACTTCCATAGCATTCGTGCTCGCGCTATAGCCAGGCATCAGGGCTATACACAGGTCATCAGTATTAGTGCAGAAACGCCGCTATATATCCGCTATAACTCGTGGCTACGCGAGTATTTTGCTTTTCTTAGCGGCTGGTTGCTGAATGAATATTAAAAACAGAGTTAGTTTAAAGATGCAAATTAATGCAATCGGATTTGACGTGGCAATGGAATATTGCCGCTTTTAAAGATCTCCGGCTTCTGCACATAAATCTGATACAGATAATTCTTGATATCCAGCAGCATTTTTTCTGGTGCAACCAGGATATTTTGCCCTTCAGGTGTCAGATTTAGAGATAAAGCGGTATGTTCTTCACGCAGGAAAGGAATCACTTTTTCAATGAAGTCTTTAAAGCTGATTTCCTGAATCTCGTATTTTTCCCAGTTATCTTTGATCAGCAGTTTTGCCAAGCCTTTACTTTGCCAGGTTGCAAAAGCCTTTTGCCCTGTTGGCGTTGCACAGAGTGCCCAGCCATCTTGGTACAATGCAAAAATGCAGCCTTGTGCCACAATGGTTTCGATGAACTGTTTATAAACTTGTAAAGGATCGTAAGAAGTATTTTGAGTTTTAGCCGCGGCCTTGCGCTGATATGGATTTCTCATAGCCATGAAATCTTATAAATTATTATAGACTTAGGATTCTATGGAAAATTGAGATTTTAAGCAAGAGAGAATATGGTGGGCGCTGACGGGATCGAACCGCCGACATTCTGCTTGTAAGGCAGACGCTCTACCAACTGAGCTAAGCGCCCTGAAGAATAAAATAGAATTGCTATTTTATGATGCAAGAAAAAAATCTTGCTTGATGACATTTTTCACATCAGGAAATGAAAAATGGCGCAGCGGACGGGACTCGAACCCGCGACCCCCGGCGTGACAGGCCGGTATTCTAACCAACTGAACTACCGCTGCGTGTCGTATATCTATAAAAGATATGGTGGGCGCTGACGGGATCGAACCGCCGACATTCTGCTTGTAAGGCAGACGCTCTACCAACTGAGCTAAGCGCCCTTAAAGGGTCAAACTGTTTCGATTCTAAGGATGGCGCAGCGGACGGGACTCGAACCCGCGACCCTCGGCGTGACAGGCCGATATTCTAACCAACTGAACTACCGCTGCATCACAAAAAATCTGGTGGGCGCTGACGGGATCGAACCGCCGACATTCTGCTTGTAAG is a window of Acinetobacter sp. ASP199 DNA encoding:
- a CDS encoding DUF2750 domain-containing protein, whose translation is MRNPYQRKAAAKTQNTSYDPLQVYKQFIETIVAQGCIFALYQDGWALCATPTGQKAFATWQSKGLAKLLIKDNWEKYEIQEISFKDFIEKVIPFLREEHTALSLNLTPEGQNILVAPEKMLLDIKNYLYQIYVQKPEIFKSGNIPLPRQIRLH